One window from the genome of Pseudoalteromonas sp. '520P1 No. 423' encodes:
- a CDS encoding GrxA family glutaredoxin, which produces MFTVIFGRDGCPFCVRAKEVATQLSKDVEGFKFKYIDIIKEGISKADLEKTVGKPVETVPQIFIDQVHIGGFTEFEAHAKENLGLYSTKQPI; this is translated from the coding sequence ATGTTTACAGTAATTTTTGGTCGTGATGGCTGTCCATTTTGTGTTCGCGCTAAAGAAGTAGCAACACAATTAAGCAAAGATGTTGAAGGATTCAAATTTAAATATATAGATATAATTAAAGAAGGCATTTCAAAAGCTGATCTTGAAAAAACAGTCGGTAAACCGGTTGAAACTGTACCTCAGATCTTTATCGATCAAGTGCATATTGGTGGTTTTACCGAATTTGAAGCACATGCAAAAGAAAATTTAGGCTTATACAGCACAAAACAGCCTATTTAA
- a CDS encoding N-acetyltransferase, with protein MKNKKNMLKSLFLLDETIIKSKSNGFIQSITKTDLQTIKSQHPNSFISHKIPNLIVFEEPTHISSEEIMKTLIYNESVIQVKEKIASSFKIKVGYNSNKQMKHYLLTLFAEDMADVPIAYISFNFSIMDYWYDNDELCKDNNIGICCHLTYLYVSPSWRKMGIASILATSMTTLFWEQFQHSLTQIENTDFILSPLIYKGINASGGEEILQLVNSDINYFESLLSQKTKNYKHSITNI; from the coding sequence ATGAAAAATAAAAAAAATATGCTAAAATCTTTATTTTTATTAGATGAAACCATTATTAAGTCAAAAAGTAATGGATTTATTCAGAGTATTACAAAAACAGATCTTCAAACAATAAAGAGCCAGCATCCAAATTCGTTTATTTCTCATAAAATTCCAAACTTAATTGTTTTTGAAGAACCCACACACATTAGCTCTGAAGAAATTATGAAAACATTAATTTATAATGAAAGTGTTATCCAAGTAAAAGAAAAAATAGCAAGTTCATTTAAAATAAAAGTGGGTTATAATTCTAATAAACAAATGAAACATTATTTGTTAACTTTATTTGCAGAAGATATGGCTGATGTTCCAATCGCATACATTAGTTTTAATTTTTCCATAATGGATTATTGGTATGATAACGATGAGTTATGTAAAGATAATAATATTGGAATTTGTTGCCATTTAACCTATTTGTATGTATCACCTTCATGGCGAAAAATGGGGATCGCAAGTATACTTGCTACTTCTATGACAACTCTGTTTTGGGAGCAGTTTCAGCATTCACTAACTCAAATAGAGAACACAGATTTTATTCTATCTCCTTTGATATATAAAGGTATTAATGCTAGTGGCGGAGAAGAAATATTACAATTAGTAAATAGCGATATTAATTACTTCGAAAGTCTTTTATCACAAAAAACTAAAAATTATAAACACAGTATTACTAATATCTAA
- a CDS encoding DEAD/DEAH box helicase has product MSESVTFSSLELSPAILQAVEKLGYETPSEIQAKCIPSLLAGKDVLGLAQTGTGKTAAFALPLLNNIDVKAKYPQILVLAPTRELAIQVAEAFEQYAKFTHGVKVLPIYGGQSYGIQLKALREGAQIIVGTPGRVMDHLNKGTLKLDRLSAMVLDEADEMLRMGFIDDVETIMAKTPVEKQTCLFSATMPKQIQSICSKYLENAEHVSVAARNSTVESVEQVFWMAGHVHKNKAIVRFLQAENYDASIVFVRTRNDTVQLAEYLERAGFSVAPLNGDMNQQARERTIERLKNGLLDIVIATDVAARGLDVPRIDLVINYDIPQDAEAYVHRIGRTGRAGRTGKALLFVKRNERYMLKNIVRGTKSDIAEVQLPSTDIVQQKRLENLATTLTKTAELNDIAFYNELAEKLTAELGLSSDALAGALLYLAQKQSPIKVEEAPKMPERAPRGDRNDRGRGDRNDRSGRSRDRNDRGGRGERSEGRQDRERKPRERRPKDNGPVDTYRIEIGRDDGVQVKNIVGAIANEADIPSKFIGDIRLHDDHSTVELPQNMPEATLKHFKTVVICQKQMKMSLNK; this is encoded by the coding sequence ATGTCTGAATCTGTTACTTTTTCATCCTTAGAACTATCACCTGCTATATTACAAGCTGTTGAAAAATTAGGTTACGAAACACCTTCTGAAATTCAAGCTAAATGTATTCCTTCTTTATTAGCAGGAAAGGATGTATTAGGACTTGCACAAACAGGTACAGGTAAAACTGCTGCGTTTGCTTTACCCCTGTTAAATAATATAGATGTTAAAGCTAAATACCCTCAAATATTAGTATTAGCACCCACTCGTGAACTTGCTATTCAAGTAGCAGAAGCATTTGAGCAATACGCTAAATTTACTCACGGCGTAAAAGTATTACCTATCTACGGTGGCCAAAGCTACGGTATCCAGTTAAAAGCACTACGTGAAGGCGCACAAATTATTGTGGGTACTCCTGGACGTGTTATGGATCACTTAAATAAAGGCACATTAAAGCTAGATAGACTTAGCGCTATGGTACTTGATGAAGCTGATGAAATGTTACGCATGGGCTTTATCGATGATGTTGAAACTATCATGGCTAAAACGCCAGTAGAAAAACAAACATGTTTATTCTCTGCCACTATGCCTAAGCAAATTCAGTCTATTTGTAGCAAATACCTAGAAAATGCTGAACATGTAAGTGTTGCAGCACGTAATTCAACTGTTGAAAGCGTTGAGCAAGTATTTTGGATGGCTGGTCACGTCCATAAGAACAAAGCAATTGTACGTTTCTTACAAGCTGAAAACTATGACGCATCTATCGTATTCGTAAGAACGCGTAACGATACAGTACAGCTAGCAGAGTACTTAGAGCGCGCAGGTTTCTCTGTTGCACCACTAAACGGTGACATGAATCAACAAGCTCGTGAACGTACTATTGAACGTTTAAAAAATGGTTTATTAGATATCGTAATCGCAACTGACGTTGCAGCACGTGGTCTAGATGTACCGCGTATCGATTTAGTTATTAACTACGATATTCCACAAGATGCTGAAGCATATGTTCACCGTATAGGCCGCACTGGTCGTGCTGGTCGTACTGGTAAAGCACTTTTATTTGTTAAGCGTAACGAACGTTACATGCTTAAAAATATTGTTCGTGGTACTAAATCAGATATCGCTGAAGTACAACTTCCAAGCACTGATATTGTTCAACAAAAACGTCTTGAAAATTTAGCTACGACATTAACAAAAACTGCTGAGTTAAATGATATTGCGTTTTATAATGAATTAGCAGAGAAATTAACTGCTGAACTTGGCTTATCAAGTGATGCACTTGCTGGCGCTTTACTTTACTTGGCACAAAAACAGTCGCCAATCAAAGTTGAAGAAGCACCTAAAATGCCAGAACGCGCACCAAGAGGCGATCGTAATGATCGTGGCCGTGGTGATCGTAATGACAGAAGTGGTCGTAGTCGCGATCGCAATGACAGAGGCGGTCGTGGTGAGCGCTCTGAAGGTCGTCAAGACAGAGAACGTAAACCTCGTGAGCGTCGTCCTAAAGACAATGGTCCAGTAGATACATACCGTATCGAAATCGGTCGTGATGATGGTGTACAAGTTAAAAACATCGTAGGCGCAATTGCTAACGAAGCTGATATCCCAAGTAAGTTTATTGGTGATATTCGTTTACATGACGATCACAGCACAGTTGAATTACCACAGAATATGCCTGAAGCAACATTAAAGCATTTTAAAACTGTTGTAATTTGTCAAAAGCAAATGAAAATGTCTTTAAACAAGTAA
- a CDS encoding response regulator, producing MTHILLVDDEPAVLNALTRILRKDYQITSFSNANDALEAIKHNLNTDSQFDFIISDIRMPHMDGIELLTHIYKIAPQMSRVLLSGYADMELCQSAIPENIAQIILSKPWDNFEIKTIINLLLELAHLKQENLSLKNAHSSNL from the coding sequence ATGACCCATATATTATTAGTAGATGATGAACCTGCAGTATTAAATGCATTAACACGTATTTTACGAAAAGATTATCAAATTACGAGTTTCTCAAATGCCAATGATGCGCTTGAGGCAATAAAGCATAATCTAAATACAGATTCGCAATTTGATTTCATTATTTCTGATATTCGCATGCCACATATGGATGGCATTGAACTATTAACCCATATTTATAAAATAGCCCCACAAATGAGTCGAGTTTTATTATCTGGTTATGCTGATATGGAGCTTTGCCAGTCTGCAATACCTGAAAACATAGCGCAAATTATATTATCTAAACCTTGGGACAACTTTGAAATAAAAACCATAATCAACTTATTGTTAGAGCTTGCACATTTAAAGCAAGAAAATTTATCACTTAAAAATGCTCACTCATCCAATTTATAG
- a CDS encoding TetR/AcrR family transcriptional regulator: MVVSEVESKRSKSQLKRDQIIESASKLFIEHGYPNTSMDKVAKEAGVSKQTVYSHFKDKESLFVETVGARCAASEFHGQLYHPEHPLEDNIFKIIKTFSDLILSADAIQVYTTCVTHRAEHPQLGSCFYCAGPRMIQDQVSECLALISAAGQLDIEDTRFATIQLLGMVQGDWHLKRTLGHNTEDTAPSDSYLKDCIKRFIKAYS; encoded by the coding sequence ATGGTCGTAAGTGAAGTTGAGTCAAAGCGTAGTAAGTCACAGTTAAAACGTGATCAAATAATTGAATCTGCCAGTAAGTTATTTATTGAACATGGTTATCCAAATACCAGTATGGATAAGGTGGCTAAAGAAGCGGGCGTATCGAAACAAACAGTATATAGTCACTTTAAAGACAAAGAGTCTTTATTTGTCGAAACTGTGGGTGCCCGTTGTGCGGCTTCAGAATTTCACGGGCAGCTTTATCATCCTGAACATCCTTTAGAAGATAATATATTTAAAATAATAAAAACCTTTAGCGATTTGATTTTATCAGCTGATGCAATTCAAGTTTATACAACTTGTGTGACTCACAGAGCAGAGCATCCACAGTTAGGTTCATGTTTTTACTGCGCAGGACCTAGGATGATTCAAGATCAAGTAAGTGAGTGCTTAGCTTTAATATCGGCGGCTGGTCAATTGGATATAGAGGATACACGGTTTGCGACAATTCAGTTGCTAGGTATGGTTCAGGGTGATTGGCATTTAAAACGTACTTTAGGTCATAACACTGAGGATACGGCACCCAGTGATAGTTATTTAAAAGATTGCATTAAACGCTTTATTAAAGCCTATAGCTAA
- a CDS encoding efflux RND transporter periplasmic adaptor subunit — translation MKNQLLAFLSLFFISLSVLSAENIVNIEAMTLQQKESYQVERHFSGRIIKQQDAKLAFEFSGKINKVHFDQGDKVSKNTTLISLDTRLLNIEKQKLEANLKRLEAELSLAKQDLKRLVKLKQQNYAAEQNLDQINTQINILKANKSEIRAAISGIELQIEKSHLKAPFDGILGQRFVSTGEIVAPGTPVIRLLKNGHNQIQVGVPQHLQHTIQTHMPVIISGKEYMAKVLSTGAELDPISHTLLMRFSLPDDAPIYAGQVARLKIKQNKQALGYWVPLSALTDGIRGTWNLYHINQQDGTSRLKPIIVEVIYTDGKNAYISTSLPDKSKIVANGLHKVSTNIAVKVVKTRLADKATLKGEL, via the coding sequence ATGAAAAACCAACTACTTGCTTTTTTAAGTTTATTTTTTATAAGTTTGAGTGTTTTAAGTGCTGAAAACATTGTCAATATTGAAGCAATGACATTACAACAAAAAGAGTCTTACCAAGTAGAGCGCCACTTTAGCGGTCGTATAATTAAACAGCAGGATGCAAAACTCGCTTTTGAATTTTCTGGAAAAATTAACAAAGTTCATTTTGACCAAGGTGATAAAGTCTCTAAAAACACGACGCTGATCAGTTTAGATACCCGCTTGCTTAATATTGAAAAACAAAAGCTTGAAGCGAATCTCAAACGGTTGGAAGCGGAATTATCTCTTGCTAAACAAGATCTAAAAAGACTAGTAAAATTAAAACAACAAAATTACGCAGCTGAACAAAACCTCGACCAAATCAATACACAAATTAATATTCTTAAAGCGAATAAAAGTGAAATTCGAGCCGCTATTTCAGGTATCGAACTACAAATAGAAAAATCACATTTAAAAGCCCCCTTTGACGGTATTTTAGGCCAAAGATTTGTTTCTACGGGTGAAATTGTCGCACCAGGCACGCCAGTTATTCGTTTATTAAAAAACGGCCATAATCAAATTCAAGTAGGTGTGCCACAACATTTGCAACATACAATACAAACGCATATGCCTGTCATTATCTCAGGCAAAGAATATATGGCAAAAGTGCTCAGTACAGGTGCAGAATTAGACCCTATTTCACATACCCTGCTAATGCGATTTTCGCTACCTGATGATGCGCCTATTTATGCAGGTCAAGTTGCACGATTGAAAATAAAACAGAATAAACAGGCTTTAGGTTATTGGGTGCCTTTATCTGCATTAACAGATGGTATCCGTGGGACATGGAATCTTTATCATATAAATCAACAAGACGGTACATCTCGCTTAAAACCTATCATAGTTGAGGTGATATATACCGATGGTAAAAATGCTTATATCAGCACTTCCTTACCCGATAAAAGTAAAATTGTAGCCAATGGCCTGCACAAAGTAAGCACTAACATAGCGGTCAAAGTTGTTAAAACCAGACTTGCCGATAAAGCGACTTTAAAAGGTGAGCTTTAA
- a CDS encoding NYN domain-containing protein yields MEKIAIFVDVQNVYYTCRDAHKRNFDYNAFWARVSENSEVKYAFAYAIGRSDDKQKQFQNILRAIGFEVKLKPFIQRADGSAKGDWDVGITLDIMDYASEVDKVILVSGDGDFAMLLDRVQSKFNVPCAVYGVAMLTAAALINSATDYIPIEGDLLL; encoded by the coding sequence GTGGAAAAAATAGCAATTTTTGTAGATGTACAAAATGTATATTATACCTGTAGAGATGCCCATAAACGCAACTTTGACTACAATGCTTTTTGGGCAAGAGTATCTGAGAATTCAGAGGTTAAATATGCTTTTGCTTATGCAATTGGGCGCAGTGATGACAAACAAAAGCAATTTCAAAATATTCTCAGAGCCATAGGGTTTGAAGTGAAATTAAAACCTTTTATCCAAAGAGCTGATGGCAGTGCAAAAGGTGACTGGGATGTGGGCATTACGTTGGATATTATGGATTATGCCAGTGAGGTTGATAAAGTTATTTTAGTCTCGGGTGATGGTGATTTTGCGATGTTATTAGATCGTGTACAAAGTAAGTTTAATGTTCCTTGTGCCGTCTATGGTGTCGCTATGCTAACCGCGGCAGCTTTAATTAATAGTGCAACAGACTATATTCCGATAGAAGGTGACTTGTTGTTATAG
- a CDS encoding efflux RND transporter permease subunit encodes MIKYLFEHPRLQALIIVLLCVSGLAAISSLPRTEDPRITNRFASVTTFLPGASAERIEVQLSEVLEQKLKAQQEIKLIVSTSRPGISVLSIELKDSVIDPIPIWSRLRDLLADVQTQLPTQASTPQLDDEKGYAYTRIFALTGNTPQVSLSTINRYAKELQSKLRNVSGVEIVHFFGKPEEEVLVEIDANKAVILNISVQQIANALKGADSKVAAGTLVNNKTQIQLEVTGAFDSITRIEQIPITSSETGSQYQLSDLASITKSIKTPQFDIALIDGQPGVYVAARMLPRLRIDNFSKNVDDSKNLFLQNLPEQVQLKEIFNQQPYTENRLGELLSNILVGFIIILSVLMLTLGFKAAIIVGSALPLTVLFTLVTMQYYGLPIHQMSVTGLVVALGIMVDNAIVMTDSIQRYRQQGYSALKAVQTAVSHFWMPLLGSTLTTILAFAPIVLMPGPAGEFVGGIALSVIFALIGSYLISHTLIAVFAGQFINGKEPNSILGRGIRLPKLSEKFTVSLKWSLNHPKRTLSLVFMLPVLGFLSAGQLTEQFFPPSDRDMFHIEMRLSPSSSIENTKQTTLEIDQFIREFDGIEKLDWMIGNNFPSFYYNIKPRSRGASNYAQAMVKVANFKVANKLIPKLQTELDIAFPQAQIIVRKLEQGPPFNAPIEMRIYGPNLDTLNTLGSELRTLLISHENVTQTRATLMSGNPKLWLKADEIALKQSGLTLNDLANQLQSQYHGVISGSIIEQTETIPVRVRVSDADRSSTQALNSTNFLANQALNIEAFTELSLKPSRGSIERRNGERVNVVEGYLKTDIIPQSVLNDFQEILANSDFKVPPGYKLEIGGESQKRNEAVGQLIASVGIIAVLLITVLVVSFNSFTITFLILINAIQAAMLGLLSVYLGGFPFGFTVIIGLLGLMGLAINAAIVILSELRATNAGKDQEKIIAAVMNSSRHITSTTITTVGGFMPLILAGGGFWPPFAVSIAGGTALTTILSFYFVPVAYKLLIAKKSKLAFTPENSEIPAS; translated from the coding sequence ATGATCAAATATCTATTTGAACACCCTCGTCTGCAAGCATTAATTATTGTTTTATTATGCGTTAGTGGGCTTGCTGCGATTAGCAGCTTGCCAAGAACAGAAGATCCAAGGATCACCAATCGCTTTGCCTCTGTTACTACTTTTTTACCTGGTGCCAGCGCTGAGCGCATTGAAGTACAATTAAGTGAAGTTTTAGAGCAAAAATTAAAAGCACAACAAGAAATAAAACTCATCGTTTCAACTTCACGACCGGGTATTTCAGTACTCAGTATTGAACTAAAAGATAGTGTTATTGATCCTATTCCTATTTGGTCAAGATTAAGAGATTTGTTAGCCGATGTACAAACTCAATTACCTACCCAAGCCAGTACGCCTCAATTAGATGATGAAAAAGGCTATGCGTATACACGAATATTCGCGTTAACAGGTAACACACCACAAGTATCACTTTCTACTATCAACCGTTATGCTAAAGAGCTGCAAAGTAAATTACGTAATGTATCCGGTGTGGAAATTGTACATTTTTTTGGTAAGCCTGAAGAAGAAGTATTAGTTGAAATCGACGCAAACAAAGCAGTCATATTAAATATTTCTGTACAACAAATAGCAAACGCACTTAAAGGGGCTGACTCAAAAGTTGCAGCGGGAACCTTAGTTAATAATAAAACACAAATTCAGTTAGAGGTAACAGGCGCTTTTGACTCTATCACGCGCATTGAACAAATCCCCATTACCAGTAGTGAGACTGGCAGCCAATATCAGTTATCAGATTTAGCAAGTATTACAAAATCAATTAAAACACCACAATTTGATATTGCTTTAATTGATGGTCAGCCAGGCGTTTATGTTGCGGCACGCATGCTACCTAGGCTTCGTATCGACAATTTTTCAAAGAATGTAGATGACAGCAAAAACCTTTTTTTACAAAATCTACCTGAACAAGTGCAATTAAAGGAGATTTTTAATCAACAACCCTATACAGAAAATAGATTAGGCGAACTGCTAAGTAATATTTTGGTGGGTTTTATTATTATACTCTCAGTTTTAATGCTTACTTTAGGTTTTAAAGCCGCGATCATCGTTGGTTCAGCTTTACCGCTCACCGTATTATTTACTTTAGTGACGATGCAATATTACGGCTTACCAATACATCAGATGTCAGTAACAGGTTTAGTTGTCGCACTGGGTATTATGGTAGATAACGCAATTGTTATGACCGACTCAATACAAAGGTATCGCCAGCAAGGATACTCTGCATTAAAAGCCGTACAAACTGCAGTCTCACATTTTTGGATGCCATTATTAGGGTCAACGCTAACAACAATATTAGCATTTGCGCCGATTGTACTTATGCCAGGACCAGCAGGTGAATTTGTTGGTGGCATTGCCTTAAGCGTAATATTCGCTTTAATTGGATCATATTTAATATCTCACACTTTAATCGCTGTATTTGCAGGCCAATTTATCAATGGTAAAGAGCCTAATAGCATTTTGGGGCGAGGAATTCGATTACCTAAGTTATCAGAAAAATTTACAGTTTCATTAAAATGGAGCTTAAATCATCCGAAACGAACATTATCATTAGTATTTATGTTACCAGTGTTAGGTTTTTTAAGCGCGGGACAACTGACTGAACAATTTTTCCCACCATCTGATCGTGACATGTTTCATATTGAAATGCGTTTATCACCAAGCAGTAGCATAGAAAATACCAAACAAACAACTTTAGAAATTGATCAGTTTATCAGGGAGTTTGATGGAATAGAAAAACTAGACTGGATGATAGGCAATAACTTCCCCAGCTTTTATTACAATATAAAACCTCGAAGCCGTGGCGCATCAAACTACGCCCAAGCTATGGTTAAAGTAGCTAACTTTAAGGTTGCCAATAAACTGATCCCTAAACTGCAAACTGAGCTAGATATTGCATTTCCACAGGCACAAATTATAGTTAGGAAATTAGAACAAGGCCCTCCATTTAATGCGCCAATTGAAATGCGAATTTATGGCCCTAACCTTGATACATTAAATACATTAGGATCAGAACTACGTACTTTATTAATCTCACATGAAAATGTAACTCAAACCCGTGCGACACTCATGTCTGGCAATCCTAAGCTTTGGTTAAAAGCGGATGAAATAGCATTAAAACAAAGCGGATTAACCTTAAATGATTTAGCCAACCAATTACAGTCGCAATATCATGGTGTGATATCGGGTAGTATCATAGAACAAACTGAAACTATCCCAGTAAGGGTGAGAGTATCTGATGCTGACAGAAGCTCAACGCAAGCACTCAACTCAACTAACTTTTTAGCAAACCAAGCATTAAACATTGAAGCTTTTACAGAGCTCAGTTTAAAACCATCGAGAGGCAGCATAGAGCGCAGAAATGGCGAACGGGTTAATGTTGTTGAAGGTTATTTAAAAACAGACATTATTCCACAATCAGTATTAAATGACTTTCAAGAAATTTTAGCTAATTCTGATTTTAAAGTACCGCCAGGCTACAAATTAGAAATAGGTGGCGAATCACAAAAACGCAACGAAGCAGTAGGCCAACTAATCGCTTCTGTAGGTATTATTGCAGTATTGCTGATCACTGTGCTGGTTGTTTCTTTTAATTCATTTACCATCACATTTTTAATTCTCATTAATGCTATTCAAGCTGCGATGTTAGGTTTATTAAGTGTTTACTTAGGCGGTTTTCCATTTGGTTTTACTGTGATTATCGGTCTGCTTGGCTTAATGGGATTAGCAATTAATGCCGCCATTGTTATTTTATCTGAGCTGCGTGCGACTAATGCGGGCAAAGATCAAGAAAAAATTATTGCCGCAGTGATGAATAGCTCCAGGCATATTACTTCAACAACAATCACGACAGTAGGTGGTTTTATGCCTCTTATATTAGCTGGCGGTGGTTTTTGGCCTCCATTTGCAGTATCAATTGCAGGCGGTACAGCATTAACAACCATATTATCTTTCTATTTTGTACCTGTGGCATATAAATTACTGATAGCAAAAAAATCTAAACTTGCTTTCACGCCTGAAAATAGCGAAATACCTGCAAGTTAA
- a CDS encoding YdiU family protein: protein MKFSNSYSQLDSAFYQRIAPTKVTAPQLLLWNKSLAKDLLIDEKITQDKNLLAQYFSGNQIPDGAEPMALAYSGHQFGHFNPNLGDGRAHLLGEILTCDNNRFDIQLKGSGPTQFSRQGDGRCAIGPALREYIMSEAMFALGVPTSRCLSVVITGEPVYREQAMIGAVVTRVASSHIRVGTFQYFAARGDLESLKTLTDYTINRHFSRIDINAEDKVEQFLSAAIDKQIELIVAWMRIGFIHGVMNTDNTAISGETIDFGPCAMMSHYHSGTVFSSIDKQGRYAFGNQPHIAQWNMARLAECLMLLVDNNQEKALEKIEPLIIAFTDKFETAYFTMLANKLGFDEVTKKEQLFINELLAHMQKQHLDYTNTFVKLSDSLTDTELQNELKQVLGDWYTRWLQMLENKNQNTKAAQTLMQKNNPLVIPRNHHVEAILAEYETSGQSTVIDDFLDVLRSPYQQLKQTSQFQDEPKDGDHQYRTFCGT, encoded by the coding sequence ATGAAATTCTCTAACAGTTACAGCCAACTAGATAGTGCCTTCTATCAACGTATTGCTCCAACAAAAGTGACAGCACCACAATTGCTACTTTGGAATAAAAGCCTTGCAAAAGATCTTTTGATAGATGAAAAGATCACACAAGATAAAAATCTATTAGCTCAGTACTTTTCTGGCAATCAAATACCTGATGGTGCTGAGCCTATGGCATTAGCTTACAGCGGGCATCAATTTGGCCACTTTAATCCTAATTTAGGTGACGGTCGCGCCCATTTGCTAGGAGAGATCCTAACATGTGATAACAACAGATTTGATATTCAATTAAAAGGCTCTGGCCCAACACAATTTTCAAGACAAGGTGATGGCCGCTGTGCGATAGGACCTGCTCTACGTGAATATATAATGAGTGAAGCCATGTTTGCACTTGGCGTGCCTACTTCTCGATGCTTATCGGTAGTCATAACTGGCGAACCAGTATATCGAGAACAAGCAATGATAGGGGCTGTCGTCACCCGTGTCGCATCAAGTCATATCAGAGTCGGTACTTTTCAATACTTTGCCGCTAGAGGAGATTTAGAATCTTTAAAAACATTAACGGACTATACAATTAATCGTCACTTTTCTCGTATTGATATTAATGCTGAAGATAAAGTAGAGCAATTTTTATCGGCCGCTATAGATAAACAAATTGAATTAATAGTAGCTTGGATGCGTATTGGTTTTATTCATGGTGTTATGAATACAGATAATACAGCGATTTCAGGTGAGACGATAGATTTTGGACCGTGTGCTATGATGAGCCATTACCATTCTGGTACTGTCTTTAGCTCTATTGATAAACAAGGTCGATACGCATTTGGCAACCAACCACACATTGCGCAATGGAATATGGCAAGGTTAGCCGAGTGTTTAATGTTATTAGTTGATAACAACCAAGAAAAAGCATTAGAAAAAATAGAACCTTTAATTATTGCCTTTACAGATAAATTTGAAACAGCTTACTTTACAATGCTTGCAAATAAATTAGGTTTTGATGAGGTTACCAAAAAAGAGCAGCTATTTATAAATGAATTATTAGCGCATATGCAAAAGCAACACCTTGATTATACAAATACATTTGTTAAGTTATCTGATTCTTTAACAGATACAGAACTACAAAACGAATTAAAACAAGTATTAGGTGATTGGTATACTCGCTGGCTACAAATGCTTGAAAATAAAAATCAAAATACTAAAGCAGCTCAAACATTAATGCAAAAAAACAATCCATTAGTGATCCCAAGAAATCATCATGTTGAAGCGATATTAGCAGAATATGAAACATCTGGTCAAAGCACTGTAATAGATGACTTCCTTGATGTATTGCGTTCTCCTTATCAACAACTAAAACAAACAAGTCAGTTTCAAGATGAACCTAAGGATGGCGATCATCAATATCGTACTTTTTGTGGTACTTAA
- a CDS encoding tRNA (adenine(22)-N(1))-methyltransferase TrmK: MKISKRLNTINNMITNQYEHIWDCCCDHGQLGINLLARQAASKIHFVDVVAPLMSELGAKLQRFFNINPDHKNWQVYCLDVARLPLENTCKNSKQLIIIAGVGGDLLVELINSIIKNHPEHNLEFLLCPVHHHYKVRTSLIKSGFGLIDETLIRENNRFYEILHVSQSSDKIIFPVGSSMWDFSRKDDTDYLTKTINHYQRMAQKPDEDILGILAQYQALLNY; this comes from the coding sequence TTGAAAATAAGTAAACGCCTCAATACCATCAATAATATGATAACAAATCAATATGAACATATTTGGGATTGCTGTTGCGATCATGGGCAATTAGGTATAAATCTACTAGCGAGACAAGCTGCTTCTAAAATTCATTTTGTTGATGTTGTTGCACCTTTGATGAGCGAGCTTGGAGCAAAGTTACAGCGCTTTTTCAATATTAATCCTGATCATAAAAACTGGCAGGTATATTGTTTAGATGTTGCACGGCTTCCTTTAGAAAATACATGTAAAAACAGTAAACAATTAATTATTATTGCTGGTGTGGGCGGAGATTTATTAGTTGAACTAATTAATAGCATAATTAAAAACCATCCTGAACATAATTTAGAGTTTTTATTATGCCCAGTTCATCATCATTATAAAGTACGTACATCTCTTATTAAATCAGGGTTTGGTTTAATTGATGAAACACTAATTCGTGAAAATAACCGTTTTTATGAAATATTGCATGTCAGTCAGTCATCAGATAAAATTATTTTTCCTGTCGGTTCAAGCATGTGGGACTTTTCAAGAAAAGATGATACCGATTATCTAACAAAAACAATAAATCATTATCAACGTATGGCGCAAAAACCTGATGAGGATATTTTAGGTATTCTTGCGCAATACCAAGCTTTGCTTAATTATTAA